Proteins encoded in a region of the Pseudomonas shahriarae genome:
- the glgB gene encoding 1,4-alpha-glucan branching protein GlgB — protein MSFTHKEPLQSKFAVMPAPKDIEALVRAEHPDPFALLGPHDDEQGGQVIRAFLPEALSVEVLARDSGDGLGSLDATPVPGLFIGHFSTRQSYLLKIQWAGGEQITEDPYSFGQLLGEMDLYLFAEGNHRELSNCLGAQVTSVDGIQGVRFAVWAPNARRVSVVGDFNIWDGRRHPMRLRHPAGVWEIFIPRLQPGAAYKYEILGATGILPLKADPMALATQLPPDTASKVAAPLQVAWSDEAWMQTRGERQAPSAPLSIYELHVGSWQCELDELGEVSRQYGWRELGERLIPYVQQLGFTHIELMPIMEHPFGGSWGYQPLSQFAPSARFGSPDEFGAFVNACHQADIGIILDWVPAHFPTDTHGLAQFDGTALYEYGNPLEGFHQDWDTLIYNLGRTEVHGFMLASALHWLKHFHIDGLRVDAVASMLYRDYSRKAGEWVPNRHGGRENLEAIEFLRHLNDVVALEAPGALVIAEESTAWPGVSQPTQQGGLGFNYKWNMGWMHDSLHYIQQDPVYRAHHHNELSFGLVYAWSERFVLPISHDEVVHGKHSLIDKMPGDRWQKFANLRAYLSFMWMHPGKKLLFMGCEFGQWREWNHDQQLDWYLLQYPEHRGVQKLVGDLNRLYREEPALHEQDDAPQGFQWLIGDDAINSVYAWLRWSKDGKPVLVVANFTPVPREAYKVGVPFAGSWKEVINSDADTYSGSNYGNGGEVFTLDEPHHGQPVSLALNLPPLGVLILRQE, from the coding sequence ATGAGCTTTACACATAAAGAACCGCTGCAATCGAAATTCGCGGTCATGCCGGCACCCAAGGATATTGAAGCCCTGGTGCGCGCCGAACATCCGGATCCGTTTGCGCTCCTCGGCCCCCACGACGATGAGCAGGGCGGCCAGGTTATCCGCGCATTCCTGCCTGAGGCCTTGAGTGTCGAGGTGCTGGCCCGTGACAGCGGCGACGGGCTTGGCAGCCTGGATGCCACCCCGGTTCCCGGCTTGTTTATCGGGCATTTCTCTACACGCCAAAGCTACCTGCTGAAGATCCAGTGGGCCGGCGGCGAGCAAATCACCGAAGACCCCTACAGCTTCGGCCAGTTGCTCGGGGAAATGGACCTGTACCTGTTTGCCGAAGGCAATCACCGCGAGTTGAGCAATTGCCTGGGCGCCCAAGTGACGAGCGTCGATGGTATCCAGGGCGTGCGCTTTGCCGTGTGGGCGCCGAATGCCCGGCGGGTCTCGGTGGTGGGCGACTTCAATATCTGGGACGGGCGCCGCCACCCGATGCGCCTGCGGCATCCCGCCGGGGTCTGGGAAATCTTTATCCCGCGCCTGCAACCGGGCGCGGCCTACAAATACGAAATTCTCGGCGCCACCGGGATCCTGCCGCTCAAGGCCGATCCCATGGCCCTGGCCACCCAGTTACCGCCCGACACGGCGTCGAAGGTCGCCGCGCCATTGCAAGTGGCGTGGTCGGACGAAGCCTGGATGCAGACCCGGGGCGAACGCCAGGCGCCGAGTGCGCCCCTGTCAATCTACGAACTGCACGTCGGTTCCTGGCAATGCGAGCTGGACGAGTTGGGCGAAGTGTCGCGCCAATACGGCTGGCGCGAGTTGGGGGAGCGGCTGATTCCCTATGTGCAGCAACTGGGTTTCACCCATATCGAACTTATGCCGATCATGGAGCATCCGTTCGGTGGTTCCTGGGGTTACCAGCCGTTGTCGCAATTTGCACCCAGCGCACGCTTTGGTTCGCCCGACGAGTTTGGCGCGTTCGTCAACGCCTGCCATCAGGCGGATATCGGCATCATTCTCGACTGGGTGCCGGCGCATTTTCCTACCGATACCCATGGCCTGGCCCAGTTCGACGGCACCGCGCTGTACGAATACGGCAACCCGCTGGAAGGCTTTCATCAGGACTGGGACACGCTGATCTACAACCTGGGGCGTACCGAGGTCCATGGTTTTATGCTGGCGTCGGCATTGCACTGGCTCAAGCACTTCCATATTGATGGCCTGCGGGTGGATGCGGTGGCGTCGATGCTGTATCGCGACTACTCACGCAAGGCCGGGGAGTGGGTGCCTAACCGCCACGGAGGGCGCGAGAACCTCGAAGCCATTGAGTTCCTGCGCCACCTCAACGATGTAGTGGCCCTGGAAGCTCCCGGCGCCCTGGTAATCGCCGAGGAATCCACCGCCTGGCCTGGCGTCAGCCAGCCGACCCAGCAGGGCGGCCTGGGGTTCAACTACAAGTGGAACATGGGCTGGATGCACGATTCGCTGCATTACATCCAGCAGGACCCGGTGTACCGCGCCCATCATCACAATGAGCTGAGTTTCGGCCTGGTGTATGCCTGGTCCGAGCGTTTTGTGCTGCCGATCTCCCATGATGAGGTGGTGCATGGCAAACACTCGCTGATCGACAAAATGCCCGGCGACAGGTGGCAAAAATTCGCCAACCTGCGGGCCTACCTGAGCTTTATGTGGATGCATCCGGGCAAGAAGCTGCTGTTTATGGGCTGCGAGTTTGGTCAATGGCGTGAGTGGAACCACGACCAGCAACTGGATTGGTACCTGCTGCAGTACCCGGAACACCGGGGTGTGCAGAAACTGGTGGGCGACCTCAATCGCCTTTACCGCGAAGAACCGGCCCTGCACGAGCAAGACGACGCACCGCAAGGCTTCCAGTGGTTGATTGGCGACGATGCAATCAACAGCGTCTATGCCTGGCTGCGCTGGAGCAAGGACGGCAAGCCGGTGCTGGTGGTGGCCAACTTCACCCCGGTGCCCCGCGAGGCGTACAAGGTGGGAGTACCGTTTGCCGGCAGTTGGAAGGAGGTGATCAATAGCGATGCCGACACCTATTCCGGTTCCAACTACGGCAACGGCGGTGAAGTGTTCACCCTCGACGAGCCGCACCATGGGCAGCCGGTGTCGCTGGCATTGAATCTGCCGCCACTGGGGGTACTGATTCTGCGCCAGGAGTAA
- the treS gene encoding maltose alpha-D-glucosyltransferase has protein sequence MAKKPKAATFIKDPLWYKDAVIYQVHVKSYFDSNNDGIGDFPGLIAKLDYIADLGVNTIWLLPFYPSPRRDDGYDIAEYRGVHSDYGTMADAKRFIAEAHKRGLRVITELVINHTSDQHPWFQRARKAKPGSSARDFYVWSDDDQKYDGTRIIFLDTEKSNWTWDPVAGQYFWHRFYSHQPDLNFDNPQVMKAVLSVMRYWLDMGIDGLRLDAIPYLIERDGTNNENLPETHDVLKQIRAEIDANYPDRMLLAEANQWPEDTQLYFGDQKGDDGDECHMAFHFPLMPRMYMALAQEDRFPITDILRQTPEIPANCQWAIFLRNHDELTLEMVTDKERDYLWNYYAADRRARINLGIRRRLAPLMERDRRRIELLNSLLLSMPGTPTLYYGDEIGMGDNIYLGDRDGVRTPMQWSIDRNGGFSRADPASLVLPPIMDPLYGYQSVNVETQAQDPHSLLNWTRRMLAIRKQSKAFGRGTLKMLSPSNRRILAYTREYTGVDGKQEIILCVANVSRTAQAAELDLSAFAGMVPVEMLGGNAFPPIGQLNFLLTLAPYGFYWFVLAAENQMPSWHVEPAQSLPDFTTLVLKKRLEELLEAPCRTTLEQTSLPSWLANRRWFANKDSTIDRVHIAYGVRFGDAQHPVLLSEIEVTSGGQTSRYQLPFGLLGEDQFSSALPQQLALARVRRVRQVGLITDAFSLDSFIRAVIEGLRAETVLTSSDGEIRFEPTPQLPDLPLGDQLQVRYLAAEQSNSSVVVGESLVLKLIRKVSTGIHPELEMGAYLTAAGYAHISPLLGSVIRRDAEGQDNLLMIAQGYLSNQGDAWGWTQNNLERAIRDELAEAISEQEQHYNALGELADFAGLLGQRLGEMHNVLAAPTTNPDFQPEVTTVKDSQGWAKQVGAQIERALQLLKQHQNQLNPADQGLVTQLLAQKKAIASHVQALAKATMGGLRIRVHGDLHLGQVLVVKGDAYLIDFEGEPARPLHERRGKHSPYKDVSGVLRSFDYAAAMALNVQGQGLDHSADTDASRQRVVDRYLTEARQAFIQAYQQATSTLAHDWQDAKGAEAALALFSLEKAAYEVAYEAENRPTWLAVPLRGLHGLLDGR, from the coding sequence ATGGCGAAGAAACCCAAGGCTGCCACCTTTATCAAAGACCCGCTCTGGTACAAGGACGCGGTGATTTACCAGGTTCACGTCAAATCCTATTTCGACTCCAATAACGACGGCATCGGGGATTTCCCCGGGCTGATCGCCAAACTCGACTACATCGCCGACCTGGGCGTGAACACCATCTGGCTGCTGCCGTTCTACCCTTCGCCACGCCGTGACGACGGCTATGACATTGCCGAATACCGTGGTGTGCACAGCGACTACGGGACCATGGCCGACGCCAAGCGTTTTATCGCCGAGGCGCACAAGCGCGGGCTGCGGGTGATTACGGAGCTGGTGATCAACCACACCTCGGACCAGCATCCGTGGTTCCAGCGCGCGCGCAAGGCCAAGCCTGGCTCCAGTGCCCGGGACTTCTACGTGTGGTCCGATGACGACCAGAAATACGACGGCACCCGCATCATTTTCCTCGACACCGAAAAGTCCAACTGGACCTGGGACCCGGTCGCCGGCCAGTACTTCTGGCACCGCTTCTATTCCCACCAGCCGGACCTCAACTTCGACAACCCGCAAGTCATGAAGGCCGTGCTGTCGGTGATGCGCTACTGGCTGGACATGGGCATCGACGGCCTTCGCCTGGACGCGATTCCTTACCTGATCGAGCGCGACGGCACCAACAACGAAAACCTTCCCGAAACCCACGATGTGCTCAAGCAGATCCGTGCCGAAATCGACGCCAACTACCCCGACCGCATGCTGCTGGCCGAAGCCAACCAATGGCCGGAAGATACCCAGCTGTACTTTGGCGACCAGAAGGGCGACGACGGCGACGAATGCCATATGGCCTTCCATTTCCCGCTGATGCCGCGTATGTACATGGCCCTGGCCCAGGAAGATCGCTTCCCGATCACCGATATTCTGCGCCAGACCCCGGAAATTCCCGCGAACTGCCAATGGGCGATTTTCCTGCGCAACCATGATGAGCTGACCCTGGAAATGGTCACCGACAAGGAGCGCGATTACCTGTGGAACTACTACGCCGCCGATCGCCGCGCGCGCATCAACCTGGGGATTCGCCGACGCCTGGCGCCCTTGATGGAGCGCGACCGCCGCCGCATCGAGCTGCTCAACAGCCTGTTGCTGTCCATGCCTGGCACACCGACCCTGTATTACGGTGATGAAATTGGCATGGGCGACAATATCTACCTGGGCGACCGCGACGGCGTACGCACGCCGATGCAATGGTCCATCGACCGTAACGGTGGTTTTTCCCGCGCCGACCCGGCCAGCCTGGTACTGCCGCCGATCATGGACCCGCTCTACGGCTACCAGTCGGTCAACGTCGAAACCCAGGCCCAGGACCCCCATTCCCTCCTGAACTGGACGCGGCGCATGCTGGCGATCCGCAAGCAGTCCAAGGCGTTCGGGCGCGGCACCCTGAAAATGCTCTCGCCGAGCAACCGCCGGATCCTCGCTTACACCCGCGAGTACACCGGCGTCGACGGCAAACAGGAAATCATCCTGTGTGTGGCCAACGTGTCGCGTACCGCCCAGGCGGCGGAGTTGGACCTGTCGGCCTTTGCCGGCATGGTTCCGGTGGAAATGCTCGGCGGCAATGCCTTCCCGCCCATCGGTCAGCTGAATTTCCTGCTGACCCTGGCACCCTACGGCTTCTATTGGTTTGTGTTGGCCGCGGAAAACCAGATGCCCAGCTGGCATGTGGAGCCGGCCCAGAGTCTGCCGGACTTCACCACCCTGGTCTTGAAAAAACGCCTCGAAGAATTGCTCGAAGCGCCGTGCCGCACCACTCTGGAGCAGACTTCACTGCCCAGCTGGCTGGCCAATCGGCGTTGGTTCGCCAATAAGGACTCAACCATCGACCGCGTGCATATCGCCTATGGCGTGCGCTTTGGCGATGCCCAGCATCCGGTGCTGCTCAGTGAGATTGAAGTGACCAGCGGCGGGCAGACCAGCCGTTATCAGTTGCCCTTCGGCCTGCTGGGCGAAGATCAGTTCAGCAGCGCCTTGCCGCAGCAACTGGCCCTGGCACGGGTACGCCGGGTGCGCCAGGTGGGCCTGATCACCGATGCGTTCAGCCTCGACAGCTTCATCCGCGCGGTGATCGAGGGCCTGCGCGCCGAGACCGTGCTTACCAGCAGCGATGGGGAGATCCGTTTCGAGCCGACCCCACAATTGCCCGACTTGCCCCTGGGCGACCAGTTGCAAGTGCGCTACCTGGCGGCCGAGCAGTCCAACAGTTCGGTGGTGGTCGGCGAAAGCCTGGTGCTGAAGTTGATCCGCAAGGTCAGCACCGGGATTCATCCGGAACTGGAAATGGGCGCCTACCTGACCGCCGCCGGCTACGCGCATATCTCGCCGTTGCTGGGTTCGGTGATCCGCCGCGATGCCGAAGGCCAGGACAACCTGCTGATGATTGCCCAGGGCTATCTCAGCAACCAGGGCGATGCCTGGGGCTGGACCCAGAACAACCTGGAACGGGCGATTCGCGATGAATTGGCCGAAGCGATTTCCGAACAGGAACAACACTACAACGCCCTCGGCGAACTGGCGGATTTCGCCGGGCTGCTCGGGCAACGGCTGGGGGAAATGCACAACGTGCTGGCCGCGCCAACCACCAACCCGGACTTCCAGCCCGAAGTCACTACCGTCAAGGACAGCCAGGGCTGGGCCAAGCAGGTGGGCGCGCAGATCGAGCGTGCATTGCAACTGCTCAAACAGCATCAAAACCAATTGAACCCCGCCGACCAGGGGTTGGTCACTCAACTGCTGGCACAGAAAAAGGCGATTGCCAGCCATGTGCAGGCCTTGGCAAAAGCCACGATGGGCGGCTTGCGCATCCGGGTCCATGGGGATTTGCACCTGGGCCAGGTCCTGGTGGTCAAGGGCGATGCCTATCTGATCGACTTCGAGGGCGAGCCCGCGCGGCCGTTGCACGAGCGCCGAGGCAAGCACAGCCCGTACAAGGACGTCAGCGGCGTACTGCGTTCGTTCGACTACGCCGCCGCCATGGCCCTGAATGTGCAAGGGCAAGGGCTGGATCACTCGGCCGATACCGATGCCTCGCGCCAACGCGTGGTAGATCGCTACCTGACTGAAGCGCGCCAGGCATTTATCCAGGCGTATCAACAGGCTACGTCTACACTGGCGCATGACTGGCAGGATGCCAAAGGAGCAGAAGCGGCTCTCGCATTGTTCAGCCTGGAGAAGGCGGCGTATGAAGTGGCCTACGAGGCAGAGAACCGCCCGACCTGGCTGGCAGTGCCATTGCGCGGATTGCACGGGTTGCTGGACGGGCGTTAA